In the genome of Natronincola ferrireducens, the window TTGGAGGTGAGGGTCTTTTCCTTACGACATTAACAGGTCCTGGCAGAGTATGGCTTCAAACCATGTCCATCCAAAGCATGGCTGGAGAAATATTTCCATTTTTCCCAAATCCATCTAAATAACATCATGTAAAGGATAAATGAACAAAAAAGTTAAGATGTGTTATATATTCTCACACTAATAAATTAGGGAGAGAATCTAATATGGAGAAGAAAATTATTCACGTGGATATGGATGCTTTTTTTGCTGCTGTTGAGCAAGAGGATAATCCAAAGCTAAAAGGAAAACCCGTTATAGTTGGGGGCAATAGCAATAGGGGTATTGTTGCTACCTGCTCCTATGAAGCTAGAAGGCATGGTATTCATTCTGCTATGCCTATTTTTATGGCTAAGCAAAAGTGTCCCCATGGTATTTATCTTCCAGTAAGGCATAGTCGTTATAGGGAAGTATCTAAAGAAATTTTTCGGATATTTTATGGGATAACTGACTTGGTAGAGCCCTTATCAATTGATGAGGCCTATTTGGATATAACCCATGTTGGGGATGAAGCTTTAAAAATAGCCTATTACATAAAAAAGAAAGTGATGGAGAAGACGGGGCTAACCCTTTCAATCGGAATTTCCTATAATAAGTTTCTAGCAAAGCTGGCCTCTGATTGGAACAAGCCTAAGGGTATTAAGATTATTACCAAGGATATGGTGCCTCATATTTTAAAGCCCCTACCCATTAGAAAGGTGTACGGAATAGGACAAAAGTCAGCTAAAAAATTAAATCAATTGGGAATAATTACGATAGAAGATTTAATGGAGCTGTCAAAGGAGGATATTATTCAGTTTTTAGGGAAAATAGGGGGAGATATCTACCATATGATTCGTGGTATAGATCATAGGGAGGTACAAACTGGTAGGGAAGCAAAATCCATAGGTAGAGAAACAACCCTTCAGAAGGATACAAAGGATAAAGAGCACTTAAAAAGAATTGTCTTAGCATTTTCTAAGGACATAGCCTATTCCTTAAGAAAAAGAAACCTAGGGGCCAAAACCATTACTATAAAAATAAAAGAAGCTGACTTTATCAATCATACAAAAAGTAAAACCCTTTCCCACTATGTGGATTCATGGGAGGAGGTTTATGAGATAGCCAGTGATATTTTAGATGAAATAATTTTCCAGAAGGAAATACGGCTGATTGGCATCTCAACCTCAAATTTTTCAGCTGAAAAGGTAGAACAATTGAGCTTTTTTGATATACACTCCTCTTAATGTTCCTCTGTTTTAATCATATCATATAAATACCATTGGCCTGTTTTAGCATCCCACTGAAGCAGGCTATTGTTTTCTTCTATCCAACAAGATACTTCTTAGGATTTTTTATCTCCTAAAATTAATCGTAGGTTTTTGATATTCTCCTCAGGAAAAACTGAGCTTTTTTCTTCAATAAAGCCACTGATATAAGAAGCAATTATTGGAGGATAGAAGTAAATAAAAGCAGTTGATTGCATCAATAAAAATAGAAAAATATTGAAAGATAGAAGGATTTATGAGAAGTTTGTCTAATTTTAGTAACAAGAAATTTCTTATTATGAATAAAACTAGTTGGAGGAAAACACCATGTTTAAAAAAAGCATTATAATTATTTTACTCAGTATAATAGTATTAACCAGTTTAACATTAGGATTTATGTATGAACCCTTGAGGGTTATGGGAAGTAATTATATCAATAGGAGTAGTGGGATTGTTGGTAGGATTTCAAAATTTTTTAAAGGTGAAGAGGCAATAGAATCTTCTAAGGTGGAGGGTTTGGAAATCCTGCTGGATGAAATTGACGAGATAAATTCAATAGAAAATGGAGGCCTGTATCAGCAGACCTATAGGGAAAAAACCTATAATGATGGGGTTAGAAGCTTTAGTGTAGGTGATGACAATAAAGCAGACTCTATTGCGGTTTTAATGTATCATCATCTTTTGAAGGAGGATGAAAATACCTTATATCAAAATAATGATAGTGTCATTACTGTAGAAGATTTTCAAGAACAAATGAAAGTCCTCCATGACCATAGCTATCATACAATTACCCTTTATGAATTAGAGCAGTTTTTATTAGGAAATCTAGATTTGCCTAAAAACACAGTAGTCATTACGTTTGATGATGGCTATTTAAGTAATATCCAATATGCTTATCCCATACTAAAGGAATATGGGTTTAAAGCAAGTAACTTTCTTATTACCCATAAGTTAATGGAAACATCAGAGGAGTTTGATCCCGATAAACTACAATACTTAAGCTGGCAGGATATGGTCAATACCCTAGACGTATTTACCTACGATAATCACACCCATGATCTCCATAGGTTAGAGGACAAAAAGGGATACTTAATCACAAAGCCTGTCGATGATGTGGTGGAGGATTTACATTTAAATATGAAATTAACGGACAGTCCTTATTTTGCCTATCCCTATGGACAATATAACGGAGAAACCCTATATATATTACAAAACCTAGATATGAGAATGGCCTTTACAGTGAAAGAAGGGCCTGTAAAAAGGGGAGACGATCTATTGCAGTTAAAGCGGTATGGTATTTTTCCTCATACTGGTATAAATGAATTTAAGAAAATAGTAGGCATAAAATAACAAATCTTCGTAGAAAATGGTTGTATCCACAACAAAGAAAAATAGAGGTTTTTCACCAGGAGGAATATAATCTTTAAATTAGGGGGATAAATGGTGAAGAAAATAAATGATGATAAAATAAATAAAATGCCAATAGCACTGTTTAATGGTACAGTAGCTACAACAAATGGTATCTATCAAATTTCTAATATAACGATTGAGGAAGCGAAAGCCCTTATTCAGGAGCATAGTTATATTTCTGCTATAGGTCATGAGGCCACAGCCCAGGCTATGTCAGATTTGTTAGGGGTTGGGGTAGAGATGAATCGTATCCAATTTTTTCAGGAGGTGGGACAAAAAGCAATTGTTTTAAAGCTGAATGTAAGACCCCCTGAAGGCGTTATATTAACTAGAGAGGAAATTGAAAAAGTAGGTTACTCCTTTAAGCTTATGGAAAGATTACAATGATTGATGAAAAAGTAATGGTGGAGGCATTGGGTCCTCCTTTTTTTACTTTTAAAAAACATATTATAGCAGTATAATGATATTAACATATAGTTAATTTATTTAAATTATCTTATGACTGTTGACATAAAGATAGATAGGGAGATGAAGAAAACAATGGATAAAATTGAAACGTCTGATAAAGGTAGGTTTGTGGGAGTGTTTTTGGTGGTTACTGCCTTTCTACTTTGGGGATTTTTACCTCTTTATTGGAAACTATTACAAGAAGTACCTGCTGATGAAATATTGGCCCATCGAATTGTTTGGTCTTTTATGTTATTAACTGTTATATTAGCTTACAAAAAACGTTTTAGTAAGATAAAGGAGGTATTTTCCAATAAGAAAACCCTCTTATTAGTAACGCTTTGTTCTATAACAATTTCTATGAACTGGTTTCTTTACATATGGGCTGTTAATTCTAACTTTGTGGTGGAGGTTAGTATGGGCTATTATATTAACCCATTGGTGGTAATTACGCTAGCTATGGTAGTACTGAAGGAAAAACTTGATTTTCAAAAAATTCTAGCTATTATTTTGGCTGCCCTAGGGGTGATAATTCTAACCATTCAATATGGAAAGGTTCCTTGGATTGCTTTGATTTTAGGTGTAACATTTGCTTTTTATGGACTGCTTAAAAAGCTTGTGGAGGTAGATTCTATTACTGGTTTATTTTTGGAAACCCTACTAGTTATGCCAATTGCTTTATTTTATATCATTTTTAAAGAAATAAATGGTACTGGCTCTTTAACAAAGGTACCTATGAGTACTTTAATAATTCTATCCTTAGCAGGAATAGCAACAGCAGTGCCCTTAATGATGTTTGGAGAAGCAGCAAAGCGGGTGCCCCTCTCCATGGTGGGCTTTGCTCAATATATTTCACCTACCATAAGCCTATTTCTTGGAATTTTTGTATTCAAAGAGGAATTTACTTTAATTCACTTTTTTAGCTTTGGATTTATATGGTGTGGATTGATTATCTATTCCCTATCTCAAGTAAGGATGCTTAAGAAAATTCCTAGAAAGGAAGTTCAAAGCCTAGAATAGATAGTACATTAGAAAATAAGCAAGAAGTATTTTGTTAGAGAATAATTAAAAAGGAAACTGAAGGGAAACATACGAAGAAGAGGAAGGTTTATTTTTTACTAACATTAACTTTTCTCTTTTTTCTTTTTTGTTGTGGAGCTATTAAACATTTTATAAAATGGTAGAATAATATTATCAATTAAAAAGGAGCTAAAGAAATGACCAAAGAAGTAAAAGTATTGATCATAGGTGGAGGAGCATCAGGACTTATTGCTGCTATTGCTGCTGCAAGAAATGGAGCGAAGGTTACTATTTTAGAAAAAATGGATCGGGTAGGGAAGAAATTATTAGCTACTGGTAATGGAAGATGTAACTTAACAAATATCAACATGGATCTACGTTTTTTTCATGGAAAAAATGTAAAGTTTGCTCAAGGCATATTAAGAGCCTTTGACGTAGAACAAACCTTGACTTTATTTGAGTATTTAGGGATAGCCTATAAAGTAGAAGAGGGGGGCAAGGTATTTCCTATGTCAGACCAGGCATCAAGCGTATTAGATGTCTTAAGGTATCAGCTTGAGGAACTTAAAATAGAGGAATGCTGTAATGCAGAAGTTGTTAGAATAATAAGGGATAAGGAGGGCTTTAGGATTGTATTAAAGGATGGGAAAAGCGTGGGGGGTGACAAGGTCATCATTGCTACTGGAGGAAAAGCTGGACCCCAGTTTGGTTCTGATGGAGAGGGATATAAATTACTAGAAGAACTAGGTCATAGTGTCATAGAACCTATTCCAGCTCTAGTACAATTAAAACTAAAGGCATCCTTCCTGAAGGCATTAAAGGGAGTAAAGTTTATAGGAGAAGCCTCTATTATGATGGAAGAGAAGGCTTTGCGTACAGAAGCAGGAGAAATCCTTTTTACAGATTACGGCATTTCTGGGCCACCAATTTTGCAGTTAAGTCGTAGGGCTTCAACTGCCTTAACCAATGAAAAGACAAAAATCCATATAAGGTTAAATATGTTTCCTCATTTAACTGAAAAAGAATTAATGGAGTTGTTAGAGATTCGTTTAGGTTATCAGCCCCAAAAACCTCTGGACTTCAGTTTTATAGGATTGTTAAATAAACGTCTAATTCCTGTGGTGTTAAAGGAGGCAGGGGTGAAGGAGTTGCAAAAAAAGTGTGGAGAAGTTTCTCAAAAGGAATTAAAGAATATCATAAAAATTTTAAGACAGTGGGAAATAGAGGTTGTTGGAACCCAATCCTGGAAAAATGCACAAACTACAGCAGGGGGAGTGAATGTAGAGGATATCAATGGGAAAACCTTGGAATCTAAATTGATTCCAGGTCTATACCTGGCAGGAGAAGTTATTGATATCGATGGGGATTGTGGAGGATTTAATCTTCAATGGGCATGGTCCTCAGGTTATATAGCTGGGGAATATGCTGGGTTGTCATAGGAAATAAGGAAGGAGTATTAACATGATTCGAGTACCAGATATAAAATTACCTATAGATCATCAACAGGAGGAGATAAAAAAAGCTATTATAAAAAAATTAAGAATAAGAGAAGAGGATTTAACAGCCTATACCATATATAAACAGTCGGTGGATGCCAGAAAGAAAGATAAAGTAGACTTTGTGTATACAATAGATGTAGAAGTAAATCAAGAAAATAAAATTTTAAAAAAGATAAAGGATAAAAAAATTACCCTAACCCCTGATATGAAATACACACCAGTGAAAAAAGGAGGAATAAAGCTGCAGAATCCTCCTATTATCATTGGCACCGGCCCAGCTGGGCTGTTTGCAGGTCTGATTTTAGCTCAAGCAGGCTACTGTCCTATTTTGCTGGAAAGGGGAAAGGATGTAGACAATAGAACAATGGATATACAGGATTTTTGGACAAAGGGTAGATTAAATACTGAATCTAATGTCCAGTTTGGTGAGGGTGGAGCTGGAACATTTTCTGATGGCAAGCTCACAACACAGATTAAGGATATTCGATGCCGTAAGGTTTTAGAAGAACTGACGAAGGCAGGAGCACCACCAGAGATTATGTATAGTAGCAAGCCCCACATTGGAACCGATATTTTAAGGGATGTTGTAAAAAAAATAAGAGAAGAAATTATAGCTTTTGGGGGGAAGGTTTTATTTGAAAAGAAGGCTACAGATTTACTATTGCATGAAGGTGAAATAAAGGGTGTTGTTGTAAATAATAGGGAGACCATCGAGGGAGAGGTGGTTTTGTTAGCAATTGGGCACAGTGCTAGGGATACCTTTGAAGTTCTTTACAACCAAGGTGTGGAAATCCATCAAAAGCCTTTTTCTATAGGGGTAAGAATTGAGCACCCCCAGAGCCTAATTGATGTTGCTCAATATGGCTCCTTTGCCAATCATCCAAAGCTTGGGGCAGCTGATTACAAAATGGCCCATCACTGTAGTAACCAACGTTCAGCCTATACTTTTTGCATGTGTCCTGGAGGACAGGTGGTGGCGGCAGCATCAGAGGAGGGTGGTGTAGTTACCAATGGTATGAGTGAGTATGCTAGGGATAAGACTAATGCAAATAGTGCTCTTTTGGTAGGGGTAAATCCTGAAGATTTTGAAAGCACCCACCCTTTAGCTGGAATGTATTTTCAAAGAAAGTGGGAGCAAAAAGCTTTTGAAATAGCTGGTGGAAACTATTTGGCTCCTGCACAACTAGTCAAGGACTTCCTAAACAATCGAGTTTCTCAAGAGTTTGGCAAGGTTCAACCCTCCTATACACCTGGGGTGGTATTGACGGATTTAACAAAATGTCTCCCTGATTTTGTGGTGGAAGCTATGAAGGAGGCTATTGTAGCCCTAGATCATAAATTAAAGGGATTTAACTTAGGGGATGCTATCATGACAGGAGTGGAGAGTAGAAGCTCCTCCCCAATTCGCATTAAGCGGGATAAAACCTTTGAAAGCAATATTAAAGGTTTATATCCATGTGGTGAAGGAGCTGGTTATGCTGGAGGTATTATTTCAGCAGCAGTAGATGGAATAAAAGTAGCAGAAGGCGTGATAGGCAATTTCAATTATTTTAAATGCTGAAAAAAATGTAAGTTTTCAAAATATTTAAGTTGATTTTTTTCCCATGATAAGGTAAACTATATACAATAAACTAGTGTTAAATCGAACATAATGTATGATTTGACACTAGTTTACAAATCAGGAGCTTATCTGTAATCACATAGCATTTTGTAAGAGTTGGTTTAAAGTTTTATTATAGTTCATTTAATTATTGATAAAAATTTTTCTAATTATAAAATCTGACAATAAGCGGGATATTACAATGGCGAACTATATATTTGCCGTTTTTTGCTTTATTAAAGAGTTGGATAATTAGAATATAGCATGGATTTTTATTTATTAATTTAAATACCATAAAATTTTAAATACTTAAACTGCATAACTCTGTACAATTATGTAGAAAGGGGTGAGGGTAAGCGAGATTTAATATTTAATTGGAAAAGAATTTATCAAAGTAAGAAAATAAGGGGGAGAATTTTATGTTTAAAAAATTATTAGCTTTATTATTAATTACTGCTTTAGTATTTAGTTTAGCAGCGTGTGGAGGAAACGAACCTGCTAGCACTCCAGCAGATGGAGAAGAACCAGCAGCTGCTGAAGAAGGATTAGGTTTTAAAATTGGTTTAGCAACTTCAACTGTATCTCAAAATGAGGAAGAGTTTAGAGCAGGTGAAGAAATGGTGGCTAGATATGGTGCTGATGTAATCACACACGTTACATATCCTGACAGATTTATGCAAGAACAAGAAACTACTATTTCTCAAATCGTTTCTTTAGCTGCAGACCCAGAAGTGAAGGCAATTATTGTTGTTCAAGCAGTACCAGGAACAGCAGCAGCTTTCCAAACAATCAAAGAAACTAGAGATGATATTGTATTAATTGCTGGAAATGCCCATGAAGATCCAGACCTAATTGCATCCCGTGCTGATGTAGTTTTAGACGTTGATCAATTAACTCGTGGAGTAACTATTGTACAAGATGCTCAAAAAATGGGAGCAGATACCTTTGTACACTATTCCTTCCCAAGACATATGTCCTATGATCTTTTATCTCAACGTAGAGATATTATGAAGAAAACTGCTGAAGAGTTAGGTTTAAAATTTGTTGAAGTAGATGCTCCAGACCCAATGGGTGATGCAGGTATCCCTGGAACACAACAATTTATTTTAGAAGATATTCCGAGACAAGTAGCAGCATTGGGAAAAGATACGAACTTCTTTGGAACTAACTGTGCTATGATGGAACCAATGATTCGTAAAGTATTAGAAGAAGGCGCTATCTATACTGAGCAATGCTGTCCATCTCCATACCATGCGTATCCTGGGGCTCTAGGAATTGAAATTCCTGCTGACAAGGCTGGAAACGTAGACTTTATGCTAGAACAAATCAAAGAAAAAGTTGCAGAAGCTGATGGTACTGGAAGAATGGCTAGCTGGAGAGCACCTGCAAGTATGGCTATGGTTAGAGCTGGGGTAGAATATGGTGTTGCTTTTGCAAAAGGAGAAATTGATAAATTTGATGAAGGTAAGATGGGAGAAATGTTAGCACAAGAAACTGGTGGAGATGTTCAACTTCAATCATTAGACGGTCTACCAAACTTCTTGATGTTTGTTGCTGGCTTAGAAATATTCTAATAAATATTGTCTATATAAAAGGCAAAATAATAGGATGAACTTTATTGAGGTTGCCAATTGGCAACCTCAATATTTACGACATCCACCGTCAAAGGAGGGAAACACTTTGGTGACAGATTATTTGTTGCAGATAAAAAATGTAAGTAAGGAATACTCTGGAAATAGAGTACTAAAAAACATTAATATTAACATCAAGCCTGGGGAAATCCATGGTTTAGTAGGAGAAAATGGTGCGGGAAAGTCAACATTAATGAATATTTTGTTCGGGATGCCAGTAATTCATAGTACTGGTGGATATGAGGGAGATATTATTATTGATGGAAAAGTTGTTAATCCTGCAACGCCTAAGGAATCCATGGAACTAGGAATCGGTATGGTACATCAGGAATTTATGTTGATTCCTGGATTTAGTATTACAGAAAATATTAAACTCAATAGAGAAGTTACAAAAGATAACCTTTTTAGTCGAATTTTAGGACCTAAGATGAAGACTTTGGATTTTAAACAAATGGGAAAAGATAGCCGAAAGGCTTTAGATACTCTAGGGATGTCTATAGACGAGTGGCTACCTGTGGAGGGATTACCGGTAGGATACATGCAGTTTGTAGAAATAGCCAGGGAAATCGACAAACAAAACTTAAAGCTACTAGTTTTTGATGAACCCACTGCAGTATTGGCAGAATCAGAGGCAGATAAGTTTCTAGAGGTAGTAAAGAAACTATCTGGTTTAGGAATTGCAATTTTATTTATTTCCCATAGGTTAGATGAAATTATTGAAATAACTGACAATATTACTGTATTGAGGGATGGAGAAGTGGTTAGCAGCCTAGCAACAAAGGATGCTGATGTCCATAAAATTGCTGAATTAATGGTGGGTAGAAAAATTGAAAACACCAATATTGTCAAAACCTTTAAAGAGGAAGCAGAAAATGAAGACTATATTTTAGAGTTAAAGGATCTTTATGTGGATATGCCTGGTGAAATGATAAAGGGCTTAAACCTTAGAGTGCGTAGAGGAGAGATTTTAGGGATTGGTGGTTTAGGGGGACAAGGAAAAATTGGTGTTGCCAATGGTATTATGGGCCTATACCCTACAAGAGGAGAAATCATAAAGGATGGTAAACCACTTCCTTTGAATAACCCTAAGAAGGCACTAGATTTGGGTGTTGCCTTTGTAACGGAGGATAGAAGAGGAGTAGGGTTATTGCTGGATGATTCTATAGAACATAATATTGCTATTTCAGCA includes:
- a CDS encoding DNA polymerase IV; translation: MEKKIIHVDMDAFFAAVEQEDNPKLKGKPVIVGGNSNRGIVATCSYEARRHGIHSAMPIFMAKQKCPHGIYLPVRHSRYREVSKEIFRIFYGITDLVEPLSIDEAYLDITHVGDEALKIAYYIKKKVMEKTGLTLSIGISYNKFLAKLASDWNKPKGIKIITKDMVPHILKPLPIRKVYGIGQKSAKKLNQLGIITIEDLMELSKEDIIQFLGKIGGDIYHMIRGIDHREVQTGREAKSIGRETTLQKDTKDKEHLKRIVLAFSKDIAYSLRKRNLGAKTITIKIKEADFINHTKSKTLSHYVDSWEEVYEIASDILDEIIFQKEIRLIGISTSNFSAEKVEQLSFFDIHSS
- a CDS encoding polysaccharide deacetylase family protein, yielding MFKKSIIIILLSIIVLTSLTLGFMYEPLRVMGSNYINRSSGIVGRISKFFKGEEAIESSKVEGLEILLDEIDEINSIENGGLYQQTYREKTYNDGVRSFSVGDDNKADSIAVLMYHHLLKEDENTLYQNNDSVITVEDFQEQMKVLHDHSYHTITLYELEQFLLGNLDLPKNTVVITFDDGYLSNIQYAYPILKEYGFKASNFLITHKLMETSEEFDPDKLQYLSWQDMVNTLDVFTYDNHTHDLHRLEDKKGYLITKPVDDVVEDLHLNMKLTDSPYFAYPYGQYNGETLYILQNLDMRMAFTVKEGPVKRGDDLLQLKRYGIFPHTGINEFKKIVGIK
- a CDS encoding YddF family protein, which encodes MKKINDDKINKMPIALFNGTVATTNGIYQISNITIEEAKALIQEHSYISAIGHEATAQAMSDLLGVGVEMNRIQFFQEVGQKAIVLKLNVRPPEGVILTREEIEKVGYSFKLMERLQ
- the rarD gene encoding EamA family transporter RarD; the encoded protein is MDKIETSDKGRFVGVFLVVTAFLLWGFLPLYWKLLQEVPADEILAHRIVWSFMLLTVILAYKKRFSKIKEVFSNKKTLLLVTLCSITISMNWFLYIWAVNSNFVVEVSMGYYINPLVVITLAMVVLKEKLDFQKILAIILAALGVIILTIQYGKVPWIALILGVTFAFYGLLKKLVEVDSITGLFLETLLVMPIALFYIIFKEINGTGSLTKVPMSTLIILSLAGIATAVPLMMFGEAAKRVPLSMVGFAQYISPTISLFLGIFVFKEEFTLIHFFSFGFIWCGLIIYSLSQVRMLKKIPRKEVQSLE
- a CDS encoding BaiN/RdsA family NAD(P)/FAD-dependent oxidoreductase, translating into MTKEVKVLIIGGGASGLIAAIAAARNGAKVTILEKMDRVGKKLLATGNGRCNLTNINMDLRFFHGKNVKFAQGILRAFDVEQTLTLFEYLGIAYKVEEGGKVFPMSDQASSVLDVLRYQLEELKIEECCNAEVVRIIRDKEGFRIVLKDGKSVGGDKVIIATGGKAGPQFGSDGEGYKLLEELGHSVIEPIPALVQLKLKASFLKALKGVKFIGEASIMMEEKALRTEAGEILFTDYGISGPPILQLSRRASTALTNEKTKIHIRLNMFPHLTEKELMELLEIRLGYQPQKPLDFSFIGLLNKRLIPVVLKEAGVKELQKKCGEVSQKELKNIIKILRQWEIEVVGTQSWKNAQTTAGGVNVEDINGKTLESKLIPGLYLAGEVIDIDGDCGGFNLQWAWSSGYIAGEYAGLS
- a CDS encoding NAD(P)/FAD-dependent oxidoreductase → MIRVPDIKLPIDHQQEEIKKAIIKKLRIREEDLTAYTIYKQSVDARKKDKVDFVYTIDVEVNQENKILKKIKDKKITLTPDMKYTPVKKGGIKLQNPPIIIGTGPAGLFAGLILAQAGYCPILLERGKDVDNRTMDIQDFWTKGRLNTESNVQFGEGGAGTFSDGKLTTQIKDIRCRKVLEELTKAGAPPEIMYSSKPHIGTDILRDVVKKIREEIIAFGGKVLFEKKATDLLLHEGEIKGVVVNNRETIEGEVVLLAIGHSARDTFEVLYNQGVEIHQKPFSIGVRIEHPQSLIDVAQYGSFANHPKLGAADYKMAHHCSNQRSAYTFCMCPGGQVVAAASEEGGVVTNGMSEYARDKTNANSALLVGVNPEDFESTHPLAGMYFQRKWEQKAFEIAGGNYLAPAQLVKDFLNNRVSQEFGKVQPSYTPGVVLTDLTKCLPDFVVEAMKEAIVALDHKLKGFNLGDAIMTGVESRSSSPIRIKRDKTFESNIKGLYPCGEGAGYAGGIISAAVDGIKVAEGVIGNFNYFKC
- a CDS encoding DUF3798 domain-containing protein — protein: MFKKLLALLLITALVFSLAACGGNEPASTPADGEEPAAAEEGLGFKIGLATSTVSQNEEEFRAGEEMVARYGADVITHVTYPDRFMQEQETTISQIVSLAADPEVKAIIVVQAVPGTAAAFQTIKETRDDIVLIAGNAHEDPDLIASRADVVLDVDQLTRGVTIVQDAQKMGADTFVHYSFPRHMSYDLLSQRRDIMKKTAEELGLKFVEVDAPDPMGDAGIPGTQQFILEDIPRQVAALGKDTNFFGTNCAMMEPMIRKVLEEGAIYTEQCCPSPYHAYPGALGIEIPADKAGNVDFMLEQIKEKVAEADGTGRMASWRAPASMAMVRAGVEYGVAFAKGEIDKFDEGKMGEMLAQETGGDVQLQSLDGLPNFLMFVAGLEIF
- a CDS encoding sugar ABC transporter ATP-binding protein, which codes for MTDYLLQIKNVSKEYSGNRVLKNININIKPGEIHGLVGENGAGKSTLMNILFGMPVIHSTGGYEGDIIIDGKVVNPATPKESMELGIGMVHQEFMLIPGFSITENIKLNREVTKDNLFSRILGPKMKTLDFKQMGKDSRKALDTLGMSIDEWLPVEGLPVGYMQFVEIAREIDKQNLKLLVFDEPTAVLAESEADKFLEVVKKLSGLGIAILFISHRLDEIIEITDNITVLRDGEVVSSLATKDADVHKIAELMVGRKIENTNIVKTFKEEAENEDYILELKDLYVDMPGEMIKGLNLRVRRGEILGIGGLGGQGKIGVANGIMGLYPTRGEIIKDGKPLPLNNPKKALDLGVAFVTEDRRGVGLLLDDSIEHNIAISALQIKEKFINKRAGIRMMDEKGAREHALNMIKELDIRCTGPKQLTRRLSGGNQQKVCIARSLTLDPDIILVSEPTRGIDIGAKKIVLDLLERLSKELGMTVIITSSELAELRSVSDRIAIVFEGKLEGILAPDASDVDFGLMMAGEYGKEEVS